The following coding sequences lie in one Dehalobacter sp. 12DCB1 genomic window:
- the mutS gene encoding DNA mismatch repair protein MutS codes for MNTPMLQQYQEIKNRVPDTILFFRLGDFYEMFGQDAETAAPVLEIVLTARDAGKGQKIPMCGVPHHAVDGYLLKLVTAGFKVAICEQMEDPQASKGIVKRDIVRIVTPGTLDSISSETKNNFLACVYKEKTWALAYLDITTGDFRIMETPSIQILQAELNRIAPSELILSKDIAMLPKLFTDYYLTAIEKNLFQRTAELSERFKKQAELLQQMPVACKAAAGLWQYISQNIPNSGQEHILRISVSQSSTTMVLDKWTRRNLELVESLRTSDEKGTLFSTLNLTKTAFGARLLRNWVQQPLRDPESINERLASVEELTLNTFLRQDIQKALTTVYDLERLLGKLSLGKASPRDLLALGSTLSCLPKVRDCITDNGSQKLAKYLPSLAGLDDLAQELLAAINPEAPYSPKDGNIIQNGYSAEIDSLRAISSGGKEWIARLENQERERTKIRSLKIGFNKNFGYFIEITNANAHLIPDDYQRKQTLVNAERFITPELKEYEQRVLTAQDKLSDLEYQLFSILRDKVLACSLLIINAAQSLAEIDVFVSLAGTAIQNNYVKPEIRSDGIIHIVEGRHPVVERICDTFVPNDTYLTRNKHLALITGPNMAGKSTYMRQVALIVLMAQIGSFVPAQKAAISIADCIFTRVGAADNLAAGQSTFMVEMNEVAHILKNATADSLIILDEVGRGTATFDGLSLAWAIAEYLVENPDIKAKTLFATHYHELTELEERYPEVFNLHVAVREQGDDVIFLHKILPGKADRSYGLHVAKIAGLPPHLLKRAAIILGELENSPTQRKIVKAVDANMLQPSLFDNQITHPIFKELEELDLDNLAPRQAMDYLYDLISRVKATKII; via the coding sequence ATGAATACACCCATGCTGCAGCAATATCAAGAGATAAAGAACAGGGTACCGGATACAATCCTGTTTTTCAGGCTTGGCGATTTTTATGAAATGTTTGGCCAGGATGCCGAGACCGCTGCTCCGGTTCTGGAAATCGTGCTAACGGCGCGAGACGCAGGCAAGGGCCAGAAAATACCCATGTGCGGAGTTCCGCATCATGCCGTGGATGGTTATCTTCTGAAATTGGTCACTGCCGGATTTAAAGTTGCCATTTGTGAACAAATGGAAGATCCTCAAGCCAGTAAAGGAATTGTCAAAAGAGACATTGTCCGGATTGTGACGCCGGGTACGCTGGACAGTATCAGCTCGGAAACAAAGAATAACTTTCTGGCGTGTGTATATAAGGAGAAAACGTGGGCGCTCGCTTATCTCGACATCACAACCGGTGATTTTCGGATCATGGAGACGCCTTCCATTCAGATACTGCAGGCGGAATTAAACCGTATTGCACCTTCCGAACTTATCCTGTCCAAGGACATTGCGATGCTGCCCAAACTATTTACGGATTATTATCTGACAGCGATCGAAAAAAATTTGTTCCAGAGGACGGCTGAACTTAGTGAAAGATTTAAGAAGCAGGCAGAGCTTTTGCAGCAAATGCCGGTTGCCTGCAAAGCTGCCGCCGGACTCTGGCAGTATATCAGTCAAAATATTCCTAACTCGGGACAGGAACATATTCTGCGCATTTCGGTGAGCCAAAGCAGCACGACAATGGTTCTCGATAAATGGACCAGAAGGAATCTTGAACTTGTCGAATCACTGCGAACCAGCGATGAGAAAGGGACTTTATTTTCTACCTTGAATTTAACCAAAACGGCCTTTGGAGCCAGACTGCTCAGAAACTGGGTGCAGCAACCCTTACGCGATCCTGAAAGCATTAATGAACGACTGGCTTCCGTCGAAGAGTTAACGCTGAATACTTTTTTACGCCAAGATATACAAAAAGCTTTGACAACAGTGTATGACCTGGAAAGACTGCTTGGAAAACTGTCCCTAGGCAAAGCAAGTCCCCGGGATCTGCTGGCGTTGGGCAGCACGTTATCCTGCCTGCCTAAGGTCAGGGATTGCATCACTGACAACGGTTCTCAAAAATTGGCTAAATACCTGCCGTCCTTGGCAGGACTTGATGACCTTGCACAGGAACTGCTTGCGGCCATAAATCCTGAAGCACCATACTCTCCGAAGGACGGGAATATTATTCAGAACGGCTATTCAGCAGAAATTGACAGTTTAAGGGCGATATCTTCCGGCGGCAAAGAATGGATTGCCCGCCTCGAAAACCAGGAAAGAGAACGTACCAAAATCCGTTCGTTGAAGATCGGCTTCAATAAGAACTTTGGGTACTTTATCGAAATTACCAATGCGAATGCTCATTTGATTCCGGATGATTATCAGCGAAAACAGACGCTGGTTAATGCCGAGCGATTCATCACCCCGGAATTAAAGGAATACGAGCAGCGCGTTCTGACTGCGCAGGACAAACTCAGTGATCTCGAATATCAGCTGTTTTCTATACTTCGGGACAAGGTTCTGGCTTGTTCGCTGCTGATCATTAACGCTGCCCAGTCGCTGGCTGAAATCGATGTTTTTGTCTCGTTGGCCGGAACAGCCATTCAGAACAACTATGTCAAACCGGAAATACGCTCCGATGGGATCATTCATATTGTTGAGGGACGGCATCCGGTTGTGGAAAGAATCTGTGATACGTTTGTTCCGAATGATACTTATCTTACCCGTAATAAGCACCTTGCTCTGATTACCGGCCCCAATATGGCCGGGAAATCGACCTATATGCGCCAGGTAGCCCTGATCGTTTTAATGGCCCAGATCGGTAGCTTCGTGCCTGCCCAGAAGGCCGCCATTTCGATTGCCGACTGTATTTTTACCCGGGTAGGAGCCGCCGATAATCTGGCGGCAGGGCAAAGCACATTTATGGTCGAAATGAACGAAGTTGCCCATATCCTCAAAAATGCCACGGCGGACAGTCTGATCATTCTGGACGAAGTCGGCAGGGGAACAGCCACGTTTGACGGTCTCAGTCTAGCCTGGGCCATTGCCGAGTACCTGGTTGAAAACCCTGACATTAAAGCCAAAACGTTATTTGCGACGCATTACCACGAGCTAACCGAATTGGAAGAACGTTATCCTGAAGTTTTTAATCTGCATGTAGCTGTTAGGGAACAAGGGGACGACGTTATTTTCCTGCATAAAATACTTCCCGGCAAAGCTGACCGGAGTTATGGCCTTCATGTGGCGAAGATTGCCGGCCTTCCGCCTCATCTCTTAAAAAGGGCGGCCATCATTCTCGGTGAACTCGAAAATTCCCCGACCCAGCGCAAGATAGTAAAAGCTGTTGATGCCAATATGCTGCAGCCGTCACTGTTCGATAACCAGATCACGCATCCGATATTCAAGGAGCTTGAAGAACTCGATCTGGACAATCTTGCGCCGCGTCAGGCGATGGACTACTTGTATGATCTTATTAGCCGTGTTAAGGCGACGAAGATTATTTAA
- the miaB gene encoding tRNA (N6-isopentenyl adenosine(37)-C2)-methylthiotransferase MiaB, whose translation MSNKMNKKVCTISYGCQMSERDAETLTAISEKNGYERTKNPEQADLVIINTCCVRESAENKIIGKIGQLKKLKEKKPQLKIAVAGCMIQQPGLLEKLQKRAPHVDIWTGTFDHHQFEGLLKTADRGGRASLVSEAACETTEVVPLAEKGKLRTNVNIMYGCDNYCAYCIVPYVRGRERSRPMDVILDEIRALVENGCRDVTLLGQNVNSYGKKDGFAYDFSDLLTEIDQIEGLYRIRFMTSHPKDFSDKLIETVARGEHICEHFHLPFQAGSNQVLTAMNRGYTREYYLERIARILEIVPEARLTTDIIVGFPGETEEDFELTLDLVNTMPFNQAFTFMFSKRSGTAGALLPDQVPLDIKKNRLQRLMSLQNSQSLNWRQKMIGNRYGILVEGPSKSDPKYLTGRTRGNEIVVFEGREDLVGSLVSVIIRSANSWTLFGELSEP comes from the coding sequence ATGTCGAACAAAATGAATAAGAAAGTGTGTACGATTTCGTATGGCTGTCAAATGTCCGAGCGGGATGCCGAGACCTTGACGGCCATTTCGGAAAAAAACGGGTACGAGCGTACAAAGAACCCTGAACAGGCCGATTTGGTTATCATTAATACCTGCTGTGTCAGAGAAAGCGCCGAAAATAAAATTATTGGCAAAATCGGTCAATTGAAAAAACTGAAAGAAAAAAAACCGCAGCTCAAGATTGCGGTTGCCGGATGCATGATTCAACAGCCCGGCCTGCTGGAAAAACTCCAAAAAAGAGCCCCTCATGTCGATATCTGGACAGGGACCTTTGATCATCATCAATTTGAAGGTTTGCTGAAAACAGCGGATCGGGGCGGAAGAGCCTCGCTTGTTTCCGAGGCGGCCTGTGAAACTACTGAGGTTGTTCCTTTGGCTGAAAAAGGAAAGCTTCGGACCAATGTCAACATTATGTATGGCTGTGACAATTATTGTGCCTATTGCATTGTTCCTTATGTCAGGGGAAGAGAACGCAGCCGGCCGATGGACGTCATTCTGGACGAAATCAGGGCACTTGTCGAGAATGGCTGCCGTGATGTGACCTTGCTCGGTCAGAATGTCAATTCCTACGGGAAAAAAGACGGTTTTGCGTATGATTTTTCCGATTTACTGACTGAAATTGATCAAATTGAAGGGCTTTACCGAATCCGGTTTATGACCTCTCATCCGAAAGATTTCAGTGATAAGTTGATTGAGACGGTAGCCCGCGGTGAGCATATCTGTGAGCACTTCCATCTGCCGTTCCAAGCCGGAAGCAATCAAGTGCTGACGGCAATGAACAGAGGGTATACCAGGGAATATTACCTGGAAAGAATTGCGCGTATTCTGGAAATTGTACCCGAGGCCCGATTGACAACCGATATTATTGTTGGGTTTCCCGGAGAAACGGAAGAAGATTTCGAACTGACGCTTGATCTTGTCAATACAATGCCTTTCAACCAGGCTTTTACCTTTATGTTTTCCAAACGATCCGGGACGGCGGGGGCGTTGCTTCCGGATCAGGTTCCGCTCGATATCAAGAAAAACCGTCTGCAGAGACTGATGTCGCTTCAAAATTCTCAGAGTCTGAACTGGCGCCAGAAAATGATTGGCAACCGCTATGGAATTCTAGTGGAAGGACCCAGTAAGTCGGATCCTAAATATTTAACAGGCCGTACCAGAGGAAATGAGATCGTTGTATTTGAAGGCAGGGAGGACTTGGTTGGTTCGCTCGTTTCGGTTATAATCAGATCTGCAAATTCCTGGACGCTTTTTGGGGAGCTAAGTGAGCCATGA
- a CDS encoding DegV family protein, producing MPFQIVVDSASDIPRDLAEKIGIVVVPMPVNIDGVTYAEGIDIFPDKFYADFKNYKELPKTSQPNLNLLKDAYEKVLAEGKEVIAIHLSSGLSSTCQTAVMVREMCSAPEKIHIIDSLGASLGFGLQAILTSEILLHTDIWQEIEPQIMEIRNKMRYIFTIDTLEYLVKGGRLSKTAGFVAGLLDVKPILHMNVEGKIDVFNKVRSRKAAIRKLIEIMKNEIVEAEKQVIGISHSACMEEAEALAEEIKNALPVKDVIISDIGCVVGSHVGPGTLALYYQSVSKM from the coding sequence ATGCCATTTCAGATCGTAGTAGACAGCGCTTCAGATATCCCAAGAGATTTAGCTGAAAAAATTGGGATTGTTGTTGTCCCAATGCCGGTAAATATTGATGGGGTTACCTATGCAGAAGGAATCGATATTTTTCCGGACAAATTCTATGCTGACTTCAAAAACTATAAAGAACTCCCGAAGACTTCGCAGCCTAATTTGAATCTCTTAAAAGATGCCTACGAAAAAGTATTAGCTGAAGGTAAAGAAGTCATTGCCATACACCTGTCTTCCGGCTTAAGTTCAACTTGTCAAACGGCAGTGATGGTGCGGGAAATGTGCAGCGCTCCGGAAAAAATACATATCATCGACAGTCTTGGTGCATCTTTGGGATTCGGGCTGCAGGCCATACTTACGTCAGAAATACTGTTGCATACCGATATCTGGCAGGAGATTGAACCCCAAATCATGGAGATTAGAAATAAAATGCGGTACATTTTTACCATTGATACGCTGGAATACCTTGTCAAAGGCGGAAGATTAAGCAAAACAGCCGGATTTGTTGCCGGACTTCTGGATGTTAAACCAATTTTGCACATGAATGTGGAAGGGAAAATTGATGTATTCAACAAAGTCAGATCCAGAAAAGCTGCGATCCGCAAGCTCATCGAAATCATGAAAAATGAAATCGTCGAAGCAGAAAAGCAAGTAATCGGGATTTCTCATTCGGCGTGTATGGAAGAAGCCGAAGCCCTGGCTGAAGAAATTAAAAATGCACTGCCTGTCAAAGACGTGATTATTAGTGATATTGGTTGTGTTGTAGGCAGTCATGTCGGACCGGGAACGCTGGCACTTTACTACCAGTCCGTTTCGAAAATGTAA
- a CDS encoding peptidoglycan DD-metalloendopeptidase family protein: MISRKINKNYLDKVRQKLKKANTAEALAKQAKRIKFGVVNLANKIEYKEIFSKTAAKIKNISWKSPKTIGITVLALAVIFSSCFYFSSTTPAVGIVVNGKNIGYAASKSEAKQLVQEVLTQQGSTAGTVAQTSDTIEYKSLRLKNEDYTGPVSKDVLASAIKPYVNGYGLQVNGKVVVVLASEQDINTLLKKYEDYQTKPSKNNTVSSVKIVEPVSKIASKVHPGEVKTIDAALEILVKGDVAETIYTIQEDDSLWLIARKNNMLTDEVIAANPGFTEDSIIQPGQKIKLVQTKPYLTVRSEGTKVVSEVVPFDVVSKTDRSLSYGKSIIKQAGKDGEKAVTYSYVEENGKMIEKQVIKEEVLSKPVNQIVAKGPGRSIVYVGTSRGSGSISGLSWPISGGITSYYGSRHGSFHTGIDIDGVTGQPYYAAASGTVVEARWDGGYGYCIVIDHGNGVSTRYGHSSKLLVGVGETVSKGQHIGNVGSTGNSTGSHLHFEVIINGSTVNPLNYL, translated from the coding sequence ATGATTAGTAGAAAGATAAATAAAAATTATCTGGACAAAGTCAGACAAAAATTAAAAAAAGCGAATACTGCAGAGGCTTTGGCTAAGCAAGCGAAAAGAATAAAATTTGGCGTCGTAAACTTAGCAAATAAAATCGAATATAAAGAAATTTTTTCGAAGACAGCAGCAAAGATTAAAAATATTTCCTGGAAATCTCCAAAAACGATCGGGATCACCGTGCTGGCTTTGGCAGTGATTTTCAGTAGTTGTTTTTATTTTAGCTCGACAACTCCGGCAGTAGGTATTGTTGTAAACGGCAAAAACATTGGTTATGCAGCAAGTAAATCTGAGGCTAAACAACTGGTTCAAGAGGTTCTTACCCAGCAGGGGAGTACAGCTGGAACCGTTGCTCAGACCAGCGATACCATAGAATATAAAAGTCTAAGATTAAAGAATGAAGATTATACCGGGCCGGTGTCTAAAGATGTTTTGGCAAGTGCCATTAAGCCGTATGTCAATGGCTATGGGTTACAGGTGAATGGCAAAGTCGTGGTTGTTTTAGCCAGTGAACAAGACATCAATACTTTGTTGAAAAAGTATGAGGATTATCAGACGAAGCCTTCGAAAAATAATACTGTTTCTTCAGTCAAAATTGTTGAACCGGTCTCCAAAATTGCATCAAAGGTTCACCCGGGTGAAGTCAAGACAATTGATGCTGCTTTGGAAATCTTGGTTAAAGGCGATGTAGCAGAAACCATTTATACCATTCAAGAAGATGATTCTTTATGGCTGATTGCCCGTAAGAACAATATGCTGACGGATGAAGTAATTGCTGCTAACCCGGGATTTACTGAAGACTCAATCATTCAGCCAGGACAGAAAATCAAGCTTGTTCAAACAAAGCCTTACCTTACAGTACGAAGTGAAGGTACGAAAGTAGTCAGTGAGGTTGTTCCGTTTGATGTGGTTTCCAAGACGGACAGAAGTCTCAGCTATGGCAAGAGTATCATTAAGCAGGCGGGTAAAGATGGTGAAAAGGCCGTTACATATTCGTATGTTGAGGAAAATGGTAAAATGATCGAAAAACAGGTTATTAAGGAAGAAGTCCTCAGTAAACCTGTAAATCAGATTGTTGCCAAAGGACCTGGCCGCTCAATTGTCTATGTGGGGACATCCCGCGGATCCGGCAGTATTTCCGGTTTAAGCTGGCCCATCAGTGGAGGCATTACCTCCTATTATGGTTCTCGTCATGGAAGCTTCCATACTGGAATCGACATTGATGGAGTTACCGGCCAGCCCTATTATGCAGCTGCTTCCGGTACAGTGGTTGAAGCCCGCTGGGATGGCGGGTATGGATACTGTATCGTTATCGACCATGGTAATGGTGTTTCCACACGGTATGGTCATTCTTCCAAACTACTTGTGGGTGTCGGAGAAACTGTTTCCAAGGGCCAACATATTGGCAATGTAGGCTCAACCGGTAATTCGACAGGATCACACCTGCATTTTGAAGTAATCATTAACGGCAGTACTGTAAATCCTTTGAACTATCTCTAA
- a CDS encoding MinD/ParA family protein, with amino-acid sequence MNQPQFFAGQKLNFTTNSELYHDIYTAEIKNVFPDRLELAITLHKGYLLLIPIGTVIRWLVPDPRIVLASEVISRQPAQQSWCVTIPTIQRQQKKSRVIAIGSGKGGVGKTSLTINLSMALSQLGKKVIILDADIGMANVELLLKLNNPLNLTHVLKGECTLKDTLTPGPGGIKLLPGSSGISSLTNLSPIQFNRIISGFADLEGECDIFLIDTGAGISEVVLKFLEAADDLVLITTTEPHAMMDTYGLTKALAYRNSNIRPYLVINRCEDEAEAIKCCETFKKASSKYLKLQPELIGWIYDDKKVTKSLKSQNPLFLSQPNSEYAGQVLSIAKTLLGKRVTHERSTGILSFINKIKRNFA; translated from the coding sequence ACAATTCTTTGCAGGTCAAAAACTTAATTTTACGACAAACTCCGAATTGTATCACGATATCTATACCGCAGAAATAAAAAATGTATTCCCTGACCGCTTGGAATTGGCAATCACATTGCATAAAGGTTATCTGCTGCTAATCCCGATTGGTACCGTGATACGCTGGCTGGTTCCCGATCCGAGAATCGTCCTTGCATCCGAAGTGATTTCCCGGCAGCCAGCTCAGCAGAGCTGGTGCGTTACGATTCCAACTATCCAGAGACAGCAAAAAAAGTCCAGAGTTATTGCAATCGGCAGTGGTAAGGGCGGAGTTGGCAAAACTTCACTCACCATCAATTTGAGTATGGCTTTAAGCCAACTTGGTAAAAAAGTCATTATCCTTGATGCCGATATTGGGATGGCCAATGTCGAATTACTGCTGAAATTGAACAATCCGCTGAACCTTACTCATGTCCTGAAAGGTGAGTGTACCTTAAAGGACACTCTGACTCCCGGCCCAGGAGGAATTAAGCTTCTGCCGGGTTCAAGCGGCATTTCGTCCTTAACAAATCTAAGCCCTATTCAGTTTAACCGCATCATATCTGGATTTGCAGATTTGGAAGGTGAATGTGATATCTTTCTGATCGACACCGGAGCAGGTATTTCGGAAGTCGTACTTAAATTTTTGGAGGCGGCGGATGACCTAGTGCTGATTACAACCACAGAACCGCACGCGATGATGGATACATATGGACTGACCAAAGCGCTGGCGTACCGCAATTCGAATATCCGTCCTTATCTGGTGATTAATCGCTGTGAAGATGAAGCCGAAGCGATAAAATGCTGTGAAACATTTAAGAAAGCTTCGTCCAAGTATCTCAAGCTGCAGCCGGAACTGATTGGCTGGATTTACGATGATAAAAAAGTCACAAAATCCTTAAAGAGTCAAAACCCCTTATTTTTATCTCAGCCTAATTCTGAATATGCAGGTCAGGTCCTCAGCATTGCCAAAACCCTTCTTGGGAAAAGAGTAACCCATGAACGGTCCACCGGAATCCTATCCTTTATCAATAAAATTAAAAGAAATTTTGCCTAG